A region of Microbacterium suwonense DNA encodes the following proteins:
- a CDS encoding type II secretion system F family protein: MAVQEYNYRAVGAGGSAVVKGSMEAVSESAVVAKLRAQGLMPLQVVAQSTTGLNQEIPWFEKRVKLNDLAVFTKQFAGLINAGLPLLRALSVLIEQTENKKLQSALTAVHADIESGKSFSAALAAQPDAFPPLMVSLVRVGETGGFLGDSLAAIARSYRSDVDLQQKIKSALTYPTIVLCIALLGVLAMLTFVVPIFEQMFSSMGGELPVPTQILVVLSRNMVWIIPLLAVLVIAVVVWHRRVKNTPGFRERADALKLKLPIFGSLVRKIAVARFARNLSMMLNAGVPLLQALEVVGKAANNRAVENALADVATSVTQGRSFALPLSKSDVFPPLVAQMVAVGEEAGTLPDMLESIADFYETEVSTASEQLTATLEPVMITVLGVIIGGMVISLYMPMFSIYEQMGQG; the protein is encoded by the coding sequence GTGGCCGTCCAGGAGTACAACTACCGCGCGGTCGGCGCCGGCGGTTCCGCCGTCGTCAAGGGCTCGATGGAGGCCGTCAGCGAGAGCGCGGTCGTGGCGAAGCTGCGGGCGCAGGGCCTCATGCCCCTGCAGGTGGTCGCGCAGTCGACGACCGGCCTGAACCAGGAGATCCCCTGGTTCGAGAAGCGGGTGAAGCTGAACGACCTGGCAGTGTTCACCAAGCAGTTCGCGGGGCTGATCAACGCCGGCCTTCCCCTGCTTCGCGCCCTGTCGGTGCTCATCGAGCAGACCGAGAACAAGAAGCTGCAGTCCGCCCTGACCGCCGTGCATGCCGACATCGAGTCGGGCAAGTCGTTCTCGGCGGCCCTGGCCGCGCAGCCGGATGCCTTCCCGCCGCTGATGGTCAGCCTGGTGCGCGTCGGCGAGACCGGCGGCTTCCTGGGCGACTCGCTCGCCGCCATCGCGCGGAGCTACCGCTCGGATGTCGATCTGCAGCAGAAGATCAAGTCGGCGTTGACGTATCCGACGATCGTGCTGTGCATCGCTCTGCTGGGCGTGCTGGCGATGCTGACCTTCGTCGTCCCGATCTTCGAGCAGATGTTCTCGAGCATGGGCGGCGAGCTGCCCGTGCCGACGCAGATCCTCGTGGTGCTCTCCCGCAACATGGTGTGGATCATCCCGCTGCTGGCGGTGCTCGTCATCGCCGTCGTGGTCTGGCACCGCCGGGTGAAGAACACACCAGGCTTCCGCGAGCGGGCCGATGCGCTCAAGCTGAAACTGCCGATCTTCGGGTCGCTCGTGCGCAAGATCGCGGTGGCGCGCTTCGCCAGGAACCTCTCGATGATGCTCAACGCAGGAGTGCCGCTGCTGCAGGCCCTGGAAGTCGTCGGTAAGGCGGCGAACAACCGCGCGGTCGAGAACGCCCTCGCCGATGTCGCCACGTCCGTGACCCAGGGCCGATCATTCGCGCTGCCGCTGTCGAAGTCGGATGTCTTCCCGCCGCTGGTCGCGCAGATGGTCGCGGTGGGCGAGGAGGCCGGCACGCTCCCCGACATGCTGGAGAGCATCGCGGACTTCTACGAGACCGAGGTGAGCACCGCCAGTGAGCAGCTGACGGCGACGCTGGAGCCGGTGATGATCACAGTGCTGGGCGTCATCATCGGCGGCATGGTGATCTCGCTGTACATGCCGATGTTCAGCATCTACGAGCAGATGGGGCAGGGCTGA
- a CDS encoding type IV pilus twitching motility protein PilT, which produces MSADAAPVNRLNGSLAPMPEFPEAISQAQLLDELLAIMSATQREEFRTQGEVDLSHTVEGAGRFRVNVFRQLGSVAAAFRLIASRAFTLEELGAPAIARELALRPRGLVLVTGPTGSGKSTTLAAMIDIINREKSGHIITVEDPIEFVHTSRSSLVHQREVGSDTHSFAEALRRILRQDPDVILIGELRDPESISTALTAAETGHLVLTTLHTQGASKSINRIVDAFPAHQQDQVRSQLGDTLQGVISQTLVPTAQGDGRVIATEVLVSTPAVANLIRENQIPQLYNAMQAGAAHGMHTLDQSLKDLVARGRVAPGLARHYLTDPRALDDVRVQVPDFDAETWLSHGAQHQAAAEDWKY; this is translated from the coding sequence GTGTCGGCGGACGCCGCACCGGTGAACCGGCTCAACGGCTCGCTCGCGCCGATGCCGGAGTTCCCCGAGGCGATCTCGCAGGCGCAGCTGCTGGACGAGCTGCTGGCGATCATGTCCGCCACGCAGCGCGAGGAGTTCCGCACGCAGGGCGAGGTGGACCTGTCGCATACGGTCGAGGGTGCCGGACGCTTCCGCGTGAACGTGTTCCGTCAGCTCGGCAGCGTGGCCGCCGCGTTCCGCCTCATCGCCTCGCGCGCCTTCACCCTGGAGGAGCTCGGCGCGCCCGCGATCGCCCGCGAGCTGGCGCTGCGGCCGCGCGGGCTCGTGCTGGTGACCGGGCCCACCGGATCGGGCAAGTCGACCACCCTCGCGGCCATGATCGACATCATCAACCGTGAGAAGAGCGGCCACATCATCACGGTCGAGGATCCGATCGAGTTCGTGCACACCAGCCGCAGCTCGCTCGTGCACCAGCGGGAGGTCGGCTCCGATACCCACTCTTTCGCCGAGGCACTGCGACGGATCCTGCGACAGGATCCGGATGTCATCCTGATCGGCGAGCTGCGCGACCCGGAATCGATCTCCACGGCATTGACCGCCGCCGAGACCGGCCATCTCGTGCTCACCACCCTGCACACCCAGGGCGCCTCCAAGAGCATCAACCGCATCGTGGACGCCTTCCCCGCGCACCAGCAGGATCAGGTGCGGAGTCAGCTGGGCGACACGCTCCAGGGCGTGATCAGCCAGACCCTCGTGCCCACGGCGCAGGGCGATGGCAGGGTGATCGCCACCGAGGTGCTGGTCTCGACGCCCGCGGTGGCGAACCTGATCCGCGAGAATCAGATCCCGCAGCTGTACAACGCCATGCAGGCCGGGGCCGCGCATGGCATGCACACGCTCGACCAGTCGCTGAAGGACCTGGTGGCACGCGGCCGGGTCGCGCCGGGACTGGCCAGGCACTACCTGACCGATCCGCGCGCGCTGGACGACGTGCGCGTTCAGGTTCCCGACTTCGACGCCGAGACCTGGCTCAGCCATGGTGCCCAGCACCAGGCGGCGGCAGAGGACTGGAAGTACTGA
- the pilM gene encoding pilus assembly protein PilM, whose protein sequence is MAKSVVAVEITEDSVRAAEVSAGRTPVLLKAGEVALPAGAARDSEVLDRDAVALALTQLWSEADISSRQVIMGLTSRRILVREHSTTLRDAVQIRQALPFQVQDLLPVPVEQAALDFYAAKDDGEQIHGLLVAAVAENIEEMIATLAQAKLHTDAVDLGAFGLSRVLGAIAPADRTALLIYIGEHTTQLVIAVDGVPQFVRVIPLDLSPNRGDVPVPLRRRLPSRTCAVRSGARGPGSGRRPRTDRADPRGAGRPDRPHRPAAQHSGVLPRPGGRAGHRRRVGRRSRNPPWATAGCAHPHRGRRCRAADRTRCGRCEGAAGARAEHATALHGRSHDRRAPMSAAKSPRGVVVGAIPRVNLLPKSELDRRSNAALARRWVAVGIGALLIVVVLIGGGYAYSLMSSMRLTAEQNRASQLSIDLAELAPVSRSVAQRRSLSAQLEQAMAGDLAWRPVLDGLAAQLPDDAVVTGYSLAAGPVPAGDDPSVQVGIDGTLTVITATPLPVAEVIDAVRGVEDVLYVDIRQLLRDADEEPDSYEYTIQVQLDQTVYSRRFVPASEDTPKTQD, encoded by the coding sequence ATGGCCAAGTCAGTCGTAGCGGTGGAGATCACCGAAGACAGCGTCCGTGCGGCGGAGGTGAGCGCCGGGCGCACTCCCGTGCTCCTCAAGGCGGGCGAAGTCGCGCTGCCCGCCGGGGCGGCACGGGACTCCGAGGTGCTCGACCGCGACGCCGTCGCACTCGCCCTCACCCAGCTGTGGAGCGAGGCCGACATCTCCTCCCGTCAGGTGATCATGGGGCTCACCAGCCGCCGCATCCTGGTCCGCGAGCACAGCACCACGCTGCGCGACGCCGTCCAGATCCGTCAGGCGCTGCCGTTCCAGGTGCAGGACCTGCTCCCCGTGCCGGTGGAGCAGGCCGCACTGGACTTCTACGCTGCCAAGGACGACGGCGAGCAGATCCACGGCCTGCTCGTGGCCGCGGTGGCCGAGAACATCGAGGAGATGATCGCCACCCTCGCTCAGGCGAAGCTCCACACCGATGCAGTGGACCTCGGGGCGTTCGGGCTCTCCCGCGTGCTCGGCGCGATCGCCCCCGCCGATCGCACCGCCCTGCTGATCTACATCGGCGAGCACACCACGCAGCTCGTGATCGCGGTCGACGGCGTGCCGCAGTTCGTCCGCGTCATCCCCCTGGACCTCTCGCCGAACCGCGGGGATGTGCCCGTCCCCCTCCGCCGCCGGCTCCCGAGCCGAACCTGCGCGGTGCGCTCCGGCGCGCGCGGGCCGGGGAGCGGCCGTCGCCCCCGCACCGACCGAGCCGACCCCCGAGGAGCAGGCCGCCCTGATCGACCTCACCGGCCGGCTGCGCAGCACTCTGGCGTTCTACCTCGACCGGGAGGACGGGCGGGCCATCGACGTCGCGTGGGTCGCCGGAGCCGGAACCCGCCATGGGCGACTGCGGGATGTGCTCACCCGCATCGTGGGCGTCGATGTCGCGCCGCTGACCGCACTCGATGTGGTCGATGCGAAGGGGCCGCTGGAGCCCGGGCTGAACACGCGACTGCTCTCCACGGTCGCTCTCACGATCGGAGGGCGCCGATGAGCGCAGCCAAGAGTCCTCGCGGCGTCGTGGTCGGCGCCATCCCCCGCGTCAACCTGCTGCCGAAGTCCGAGCTCGACCGGCGTTCCAATGCGGCGCTCGCCCGCCGATGGGTCGCCGTCGGCATCGGAGCGCTCCTGATCGTGGTCGTCCTGATCGGCGGAGGCTATGCGTACAGTCTGATGTCGTCGATGCGCCTCACCGCCGAGCAGAACCGAGCGTCGCAGCTCTCGATCGACCTGGCCGAGCTCGCCCCGGTGAGCAGGTCGGTCGCGCAGCGCCGATCGCTGAGCGCCCAGCTCGAGCAGGCCATGGCCGGAGACCTGGCCTGGCGTCCCGTGCTGGACGGTCTGGCGGCCCAGCTGCCGGACGACGCGGTGGTCACCGGGTACTCGCTCGCCGCCGGACCCGTTCCCGCGGGCGACGACCCGAGCGTGCAGGTCGGCATCGATGGCACCCTCACGGTCATCACCGCCACACCGCTGCCCGTCGCCGAGGTCATCGACGCGGTGCGCGGAGTCGAAGACGTGCTGTACGTCGACATCCGACAGCTCCTCCGCGACGCCGACGAGGAACCGGACTCCTACGAGTACACCATCCAGGTGCAGCTGGATCAGACCGTCTACTCGCGCCGCTTCGTCCCGGCATCCGAAGACACTCCGAAGACCCAGGACTGA